From Clostridium sp. SY8519:
TAATAAAATCATGCTAAAGTGTTTGTTCAGAATAAAAATTTTAAGGGGAGAGTTTTATGCATTCAGTAAAAATCATGGCGGATCTGGCAGAATATCTGCCGCATTATCTGCAGCTGCGCGGGATTGTCATTATGTTTGCAACCGCGTTTGTGGCAGTATTTATCTGTGTCTGTATTTTAACGGCCTTCGGGCTGAAAAGTTCGGTTCCGGATGAAAAGCTTCCGGCCCAGATGAAGTCGGATCTGCGGCGGTACAGCGTGCGGAGCCTGGTGGAACGGTATTTTGAACTGATGGTTTCGGGGACGATTTTTCTACTGTTTACTTCTGCGTATTTTATGATCACCTATTTTGGCGTTGCGGGCGAACTGTGGGACAAATACAGCAGTTTTATCCTTCTGGGACTGATCGTCATGGCAGTGATTTTTAATGCCTGGTTTGATAAAAAGCTGATTCCGCTGGAAGTGCTCCGGCCGGGCGAGCGGGAGATCATGCATCTGATCGCCATCCTGTATATGCTTGTAATTTTTGCGTATATTAAGTTTGTCTATCAGAATAACAACTATGATTCGATCATTCAGTATTTTATTTTGCTGATCATCGGTCGTTTTGTGGGATTTGATACAACCATTGGCGGCATACGGAAGACGCTGACCATGGCAGTGAAGAATCTGCCCCTGCTGGCTATGGCACTGTCCGGGACAGGCCTGATTGCGCTGGTCGGTTTTAAAAGCGGGTATCTGATTGTGCAGAATGGTGTGGTATGGAATCTTTTCCTGGGGCAGCTATTCCTGGTGGTGATCATGTATATCATCCACAAAATCCGCAACCGTGCCTGGGCGCAGGCTGAGCGGGAAAGCAGGAAAAAAGCCCACAAAGTGGCCCAGCAGCAGGACTGGGAAGACAGGATGCAGTCCCGGAGAAAACAGAATCACAGCGGCCGCGGCAAAGAGAGCAGCCAGCTGAAGGATCTCGGGTATGATCAGTTCAAAGAACTGAAATAGCATCGGATTCGGACAGAAGCGTAGACGGCGGTCTGCAGGGAAACCTGCAGGCCGCTTTTTGACTAGAAAGACCCGAAATCGTACCGGAATCTGCGCCGGAAGCAGTCCCGAAATTGTGGCGGAAGCAGCCCGGAATCTGCGCCGGAAGCGACCCGGAATCTGTGCCGGAAGCAGCTCCGGTTTGCTCCGAAAGGAGGGAACCGGCGGGAAAACAGCGGGAATACTGGCCGTTTGGCCAGTTTACGTCTGGCTTTTGTACCGGTAAAATAACAGACAGAAGAACAAAAGGTACAGCAGAGGAATCAAAAACACAGACAGAAGAACAGATAAAAGAGGACAGGTGGAATCCTGCGGATTCAGAACAGGAGGGGGAGTGCTATGCCGGAACGGATGAAAATGACTGCTGATGAATATTATCATCGGCCGCAGACAGCCTATCGGCAGCTTCAGGCAGCCAGGGGGCCGAGGCAGACCGTGTATATCTGCGGCGTGACCGGGAGCGGGAAGACTTCGCTCGCGGCGGATTATCTGACCAGAAAAAAGCATATCTGCTGCTCCGGAGGCGAAATGGAAGCCGGAGAACTGGAACAGCTGCTGCAGATGAAGACAAAGGCTGCCGAAAAGAAACAGAAAGAGAATGCCGTGACCATCGTTGTGCTGGATGACCTGCAGTTTGTGGAAGGGGAAGAGCAGAGAAAGGCCTGGGCGCATCTGATCGAGGAAATGAGTGCCAGAAAAGATATCTGGCTGATTCTCATCTCCCGGGCGCGGATCCCCGGCTGGCTGAAGCTGGCGCATGCGCGGCATGTGTTTTCTGTTATCGGGGAAGAGAGCCTGTTTTTCAGCCGGGAGGAACAGGATCAGTACATGGATAAGCGGGGCCTGGCCCTGACCAGTGCCGTACTTGACCGACTGTGGGACCTGGGACACGGACATCCTCTTTTCCTGAAGATGTCTGCCCTGCGTTTTCTGGAAATTCCCGAGGACGCGGCAGACCGTCAGGCGGCGCAGATGCAGGCGATAGACGTGGCACGCAGGGATATGTGGGATTACTTTGAAATGGCAGAGCGCGAGCAGTGGGATGTGGAACTGCAGGAATTTCTGATGGAAGTATCTGTAGTGGAGCAGTTTGACCTGGCGCTTGCGCAGCATATCACCCGCCATCCGGAGGCCGGCAGACTGATCCGTCAGTCGCTGGAAATCGGCAGCTTTCTGGTGGAACATCAGGAAGGTGACCATACGTTTTTTGAACTGCGCCGACCCATGAAATATATGCTGCGGAGAAGACTGCGGGCAGAGTATTCCAGACATCGGATACAGGCGCTGTACTCCAGCGCCGGCAGCAGGTATGAGCTGGAGGGCAAGATACAGTCCGCCCTGCAGATGTATGACATCAGCGGTGACCAGGATGGAATATCCCGGGTTTTGATCGCGAATATCCGAAAGAATCCTGCCGATGGAGAGTATTTTGCCCTGCGGAATTATTATTTGCGCCTGGAAGAAGACACGATCCGTTCCAGTGTGGAGCTGATGGCGGGGATGAGTCTTATGCAGTCGATCCTGATGAATGCAGAGGAGAGTGAACGATGGTATGAAGAGCTGAAACAATACGCTGGCCGACAGACCGGCAGACTGCGGCGGAAAGCGGAGAGCGGCCTGCTGTATCTGGATATCGCGCTGCCGCACAGAGGCAGCATGGAACTGAAGTCGATACTCAGACATGCCGGCACGCTGATCCGGGAAAGGAAAACGGCATTGCCGGAGTTTTCCGTTACCAGCAATCTGCCTTCTCTGATGAACGGCGGAAAGGATTTCTGCGAATGGAGCAGGAAAGACAGGGAATTAGCC
This genomic window contains:
- a CDS encoding LuxR C-terminal-related transcriptional regulator, with amino-acid sequence MPERMKMTADEYYHRPQTAYRQLQAARGPRQTVYICGVTGSGKTSLAADYLTRKKHICCSGGEMEAGELEQLLQMKTKAAEKKQKENAVTIVVLDDLQFVEGEEQRKAWAHLIEEMSARKDIWLILISRARIPGWLKLAHARHVFSVIGEESLFFSREEQDQYMDKRGLALTSAVLDRLWDLGHGHPLFLKMSALRFLEIPEDAADRQAAQMQAIDVARRDMWDYFEMAEREQWDVELQEFLMEVSVVEQFDLALAQHITRHPEAGRLIRQSLEIGSFLVEHQEGDHTFFELRRPMKYMLRRRLRAEYSRHRIQALYSSAGSRYELEGKIQSALQMYDISGDQDGISRVLIANIRKNPADGEYFALRNYYLRLEEDTIRSSVELMAGMSLMQSILMNAEESERWYEELKQYAGRQTGRLRRKAESGLLYLDIALPHRGSMELKSILRHAGTLIRERKTALPEFSVTSNLPSLMNGGKDFCEWSRKDRELAKSLGKVVALVLGRYGKGLVNLALAESQFEKGGDNYEVLSLADVGRMQAEGGGKNELVFVSIGILTRLFILNNRMTDATDMLLSFRQTAEREAPRLLPNIDALHTRMELLAGRNSEAHRWMEQEAPDEDAEFNGMERFRYLTKVRGYLAAGREDRALLLLDLMEYYAVQMHRTYISAEVSLLKAIALQRMGREDWKKHLQEAVTQAESYHFVRILSFEGTAVYELLKSGDLVWKDPSYRTQVLEECGQMAHLYPSYLKRKGEENVVLGDKALIILRMQAEGLTVEEIARQLHISKSGVKYYNQETYRKLGVNNKSAAVAEARNRRLL